CCTCCCCGGCGGCAGGCGGCATTCCGTACTCAAGTGCGCGTAAAAAATCCTCATCCATCCAGTGCGCCTCCTCATCTCCGCTCTCCTTAGCCTTCACTTGCTCTATAAACCGCTGTCTTTGGTCAATTGGATCATTTAACTCTGAAAACGCATTGGCTATCTCGCGTCCCATAATAAAAAGCTCAAAACGCTCAACAAGTTCCGGTTTATCGGCACGCCTTTTCGAAAGCGGTGAAATCTCAACAGGATAATCCGTTATAAAGGTAGGCTGGACTAAATCCGGTTCCACTTTCACCTTAAATATCTCATCTATCACATTTGTATAAGATGCTCCGGTAGGAATATTTAAACCCTCTTTTCTGCCCCATTCGGTGGCCTTTGCAGTGTCTCTTAAAATCTCCTCCGGAACCCCCTTTTCTATGAATGAATCAAAGAAAGACACCCGTTTCCATGGCGGCGTAAAATCAAGCTCAACCTCTCCATATTTTAGCTTAAGAGCTCCCACCACTTTATTTAACGCAAACGAAAACATCTCCTCTGTAAATGACATAAGGAAATTGTAGTCCTTGTATGCAATGTAAAACTCAAGCATTGTAAACTCAGGATTATGCTTTGTAGAGATGCCCTCGTTACGGAAGTTTTTATTTATCTCAAATATTCTCTCATACCCTCCGACAAGAAGCCTTTTCAGATATAACTCCGGGGCAATCCTTAGGTATAAATCCGTTGAGAGCGCATTATGATGGGTCTTAAATGGTTTTGCGGCTGCTCCTCCCGGAATTGGGTGCATCATCGGGGTCTCTACCTCTATAAAGTTGTGGCTTTCAAGAAAATCACGTATGGCTTTCACCAGTTTGCTGCGAATGGCAAAGGTTTTTCTTACCTCAGGGTTTACGATTAAATCAACATACCGCTGCCTGTAGCGGATTTCTACGTCCTTTAGCCCGTGCCACTTCTCAGGGAGCGGTCGCAGTGATTTAGAGAGGATTTTAAAATCTAAAACCTCTATAGTTAGCTCATCTGTCTTGGTTTTAAAAAGCCTGCCTGAAACTCCTACAATATCCCCTATATCTATTTTTTTAAAAATAAGGTATTTCGTTTCTGATAATATATTTTTAGCAATGTACAGTTGAATTTTTTCATCAGAGCCGTCCTGCAGATGAGAAAACGAGACTTTCCCAAAGTTTCTTAAAGCTATGATGCGTCCTGCAACGCTGCACTCAACACGCTCGGCCTCAAG
This region of Nitrospirota bacterium genomic DNA includes:
- the lysS gene encoding lysine--tRNA ligase; amino-acid sequence: MEELSELVEQRKKKLEELRSMGVEPYSATFNPGNSARELAERFATKTHDELEAERVECSVAGRIIALRNFGKVSFSHLQDGSDEKIQLYIAKNILSETKYLIFKKIDIGDIVGVSGRLFKTKTDELTIEVLDFKILSKSLRPLPEKWHGLKDVEIRYRQRYVDLIVNPEVRKTFAIRSKLVKAIRDFLESHNFIEVETPMMHPIPGGAAAKPFKTHHNALSTDLYLRIAPELYLKRLLVGGYERIFEINKNFRNEGISTKHNPEFTMLEFYIAYKDYNFLMSFTEEMFSFALNKVVGALKLKYGEVELDFTPPWKRVSFFDSFIEKGVPEEILRDTAKATEWGRKEGLNIPTGASYTNVIDEIFKVKVEPDLVQPTFITDYPVEISPLSKRRADKPELVERFELFIMGREIANAFSELNDPIDQRQRFIEQVKAKESGDEEAHWMDEDFLRALEYGMPPAAGEGIGIDRLSMLITDSHSIRDVILFPLLKPQM